TTCATTTTCAATTTCCCCTTTCCCTAGTACGTTAGCATAAATCATGACACTTTTTTAATCGTTTTCTTTTACTTTGTTTGCATCATTAGTTCTGCGGATGGAGCTGGATATCCAGAAATTTATGAATAACGCTGATCAGCATCATTTTGAATTTCAACATTTCCCTTCTTCTTATCTCCGATTGGCTGCACATCGTGTTGCTCAACACTACGGCTTGCAAACAATGGTTCAAGACAATGGATTAGATGGCCAGAGTAAAATTTTGGTCAGAAAGTTACCTGAAAGCAAGTACCCTGTAGTTCGCTTATCTGAAATACCTGCAAAACAGTTGGACAATGAGAAATCTGAGCTGAAAAAAATCGTCATTCGACCTAGGCCTCATAACAGTGGTTTGAATGGAGCTAATGATTCCACAAAAAAAGGAAACCCATTGAGAAGTGTGGAAGAGAGGAAGGAGGAGTATGATCGGGCACGAGCACGTATCTTTAATGGCTCCACAAGCTTTGATTCAGTTGATACCTCATCCATGGTCCCAATAGATGGGAAAAGTTCTTCAATGAGCAAGGATGAGAATGAAACTAGCAAAATTGCCATGGCTGATCCAGAAAGATGCATCAATTTCAGGGATAATGGTTATCCTCGAGTTGCCATTATCAGAGATAGGGAAAAGGATCGAAGTGATCCAGATTATGATCGCAGCTATGGAAGGTGAGTTCTATCACTGTACTTTTGAGAGCTTTTAGAAAACGCATGACATAGTTGCAAACACAATTAGTTTGCCATTTTATTGTGCTACATTTTGCATTGTGTTTGTATGCTATCTTTGTTCACGAGAGATACACAGAAGATTGAGAGCTAAGAATgacatttcttttatttttgtcatattatggAACTCTGTATTCTATAACTTACAAAACTTgtttatagatttttttgtttcttcttttctaGTTGATGCATTTGTATTGGTTCAAACTTTAAGGGCCTGTTTGtcttgacttatttgagcttatgttATTCATTCTATTGACACAAACACTTATGAGactgtttgagagagcttatggaaacatcTTATGACATgcctataagctgttttcagcttatttccataagctctcatgatagcttatgaaatcAGCTTATggcttatatgaaaatatttcGACTttattatcttttgttatagcaATAACTTATATGACAAGTGTTTTTGCTATAAACTCTTAATTAATCTGTTTATCTAAACTGGGCCTAAATGTAATAGTTGGCTTATTTATCAGATTGAATTTCATTGTTGGTTCAGGTATGCCAGGAGTTTATCAGCCTCTGCAATTAACTTGGTGCCTTTTAATTTGCCAAACGCTCAACCTTCATTTGCTCAGTATGAACCT
This genomic interval from Trifolium pratense cultivar HEN17-A07 linkage group LG6, ARS_RC_1.1, whole genome shotgun sequence contains the following:
- the LOC123888261 gene encoding cAMP-regulated phosphoprotein 21 encodes the protein MDSSFVSNDVVSGFKDKESMVDPFLVEALQNPRHRLTILRMELDIQKFMNNADQHHFEFQHFPSSYLRLAAHRVAQHYGLQTMVQDNGLDGQSKILVRKLPESKYPVVRLSEIPAKQLDNEKSELKKIVIRPRPHNSGLNGANDSTKKGNPLRSVEERKEEYDRARARIFNGSTSFDSVDTSSMVPIDGKSSSMSKDENETSKIAMADPERCINFRDNGYPRVAIIRDREKDRSDPDYDRSYGRYARSLSASAINLVPFNLPNAQPSFAQYEPTFNPLVQMQQTQASIGYGLPSTPMMSPFVTPTLNPTSGDGAYLQWPSPTMMYAHSYDQFRHAVYQAPFGQPLSFDYSQNY